From a region of the Triticum aestivum cultivar Chinese Spring chromosome 7D, IWGSC CS RefSeq v2.1, whole genome shotgun sequence genome:
- the LOC123164595 gene encoding GDSL esterase/lipase At1g28600, with product MGSSSRHSSISLAVILVFAVLLLNADLGSCGCFKRIFSFGDSITDTGNFAYISRNSPPGPPSVPPYGETYFHRPTGRASDGRLIIDFYAQALGLPLLPPSIPEEKTGKFPTGANFAVFGAIALNPKYFMSRYNFSLQRGCLDEQLASFKKVLARIAPGDAATKSLLSESLVVFGEIGGNDYNFWFFDHTHSRDTAKEYIPDVIARIGAGVQEVINLGAKTVLVPGNFPIGCVPVYLSGNKSYTSTDHDQYGCLKWFNAFSQMHNQLLKQEITKLKSQNPGVKIIYGDYYGAFMEFVKNPSRNGIDKPLVACCGGDGPYGTGHLCDQNAKVCPDPSRFANWDQIHMTEKAYSVIANGVVNGPYADIPLLHAC from the exons ATGGGGAGTTCCAGTCGCCACAGCTCCATTTCCCTTGCAGTCATCTTGGTCTTTGCCGTCCTGCTGCTCAACGCTGATCTAGGGTCGTGCGGCTGCTTCAAGCGCATCTTCTCCTTCGGCGACTCCATCACCGACACCGGCAACTTCGCGTACATCAGCCGCAACAGTCCGCCGGGTCCGCCCTCAGTGCCCCCTTACGGAGAGACCTACTTCCACCGCCCCACGGGCCGTGCCTCCGATGGGCGTCTCATCATCGACTTTTACG CGCAAGCGTTGGGCCTGCCGTTGCTGCCGCCGAGCATTCCCGAGGAGAAGACGGGGAAGTTCCCGACCGGTGCCAACTTTGCCGTTTTTGGCGCTATTGCGCTCAACCCCAAGTACTTCATGTCAAGGTACAACTTCAGTCTGCAGCGCGGGTGCCTCGACGAGCAGCTGGCTTCTTTCAAGAAAGTGCTCGCACGGATTGCTCCGGGAGATG CTGCCACCAAGAGTCTCCTGAGCGAATCCCTGGTCGTCTTTGGCGAGATCGGTGGCAACGACTACAACTTCTGGTTCTTCGATCATACGCACAGCCGGGACACGGCCAAGGAGTACATACCGGACGTGATTGCTCGCATAGGCGCTGGTGTCCAAGAGGTGATCAACCTCGGTGCCAAGACGGTCCTTGTCCCAGGGAACTTCCCCATCGGGTGCGTGCCGGTTTACCTGAGTGGTAACAAGAGCTACACGTCCACGGACCACGACCAGTACGGTTGCCTCAAGTGGTTCAACGCGTTCTCCCAGATGCACAACCAGTTACTGAAACAAGAGATCACCAAGCTCAAGTCACAGAACCCCGGCGTGAAGATCATCTACGGCGACTACTACGGTGCCTTCATGGAGTTCGTCAAGAATCCTAGCAGGAATGGCATTGACAAGCCTCTGGTGGCGTGTTGTGGTGGCGATGGCCCCTACGGCACGGGCCATCTGTGCGACCAGAACGCGAAGGTTTGCCCCGACCCGTCGAGGTTCGCCAACTGGGACCAAATCCACATGACAGAGAAGGCATACAGCGTGATCGCCAATGGGGTGGTCAATGGCCCGTACGCCGACATCCCGTTGCTCCACGCTTGCTAG